The genomic window AACCAAAAATCCTTGTATTATTGAACAAGACTGGAGAAAGAATACCAAGAGTTGTGAAGTACGGTGCATGATACTCTACTGTTTGGATGCGTCTTAGTAAGGTAAAACCAAGACTGGGTGGGAGAACACTGTATCTACACCCGTCTTCAAATCATCGATTAAGAAtcagcacaaaaaaaaaatcagaatattcaaTCACtgttctcactttattttttttttaatgtttctttatttattttttgagagacagagagagacagtgtgagcaggggagggttagagacagagggaaacacagaatctgaagcagaatcaaaacatgctagctgtcagcacagagcccaacgtggggcttgatcccacgaaccgtgagatcatgacctgagcagaagccggatgcttaaccaactgagccgcccaggcaccctattCTCACTTTAAAACCTCATAATAATGTTCTGGGGAcaataaaaatgtgcatttatcAGATCCATAGTATatgtattagaaaaacaaataaaatgctcaAAACGTGTATTGTTGTAGTGCCTTATCCAAAAGATTTGGAAACTATCCTCTTAAGATGCAAAGAAAACAGATTCAACAATAAACAAGGCTGTATGATGCAGGCCTCTTCTGTGTAACCCAGGCTGTGTTAAATTATGCCTCTGCGTGAGTCCCTCTCCAAAATCACCTTTGCCTGGACTCTACTCCGTATCATTCACAGTACTTGTGATACATCCTCTGTGAAGCTTCCCCCGCCCCTATGCTCTCCTTTGCACCCTACCCTGCGCCCTGTTCATATCTCTAATTCTAGCACCTATCAGAACAGAGGTGGTGTTATGTCTCTCATTCACTAGTCTGTTAGCCCATGAACCAAGGAGTCTGAACTTACTCATCTTTATCCCTGAAACTTTAGCACACACTATGCAGCTCAAAAAGTGCTGAACAATCTAACGCAGTGTATGTGCTGTGGAATTTACTGTAGTTACTAATTCCTCTTCATATACCAAATCCCATGCCGCAGATACATACCATATCTTACCAAAATGTTTAAGTCTTAAGATTATTTAAATCACAgtccttcacatttttaaaagcagtttatcAATAACTTCGGGGGATCCTAAATGGAGCCTGTATTGTCTACAtctattaaaagtttaaaaaacaaaaacaaagaaacatgtaTGGAGCCATCGCACAGAAAATCTGATAACTATACAGACCCTGTCGGCAGGAACCATATGTTTTGATGTGTGTGACTGCCTATGGTTGCACTGTACAACTAACAAATGCAATCAACACCAGGAACAGTCACAGAGGTCCTACGAAAGTCCTAGAGAGATCTTCCTTAACTTACGACGGGGTTATATCCTGATGAGCCCACTGTAAGTTGACAATATCTTAGTCAAAACGGATTTTATATACCTACCCTACCTAAACGTCCTCAGAATATGTGTATCAGCTTACAGTTAGGCAAAATCATGTAGCACAAAGCctcttttataataaagtgaATATCTCACATCATTTATTGAATCCTGTACtaaagtagaaaacagaatggttgtCAGTAGACCAGCTGTTCACCCTCGGTCATGTCAGCCGCCAATGCCCCGCATCACAAGAGAGGGTCCTAGCCAACACACACCACTAGCctgggaaaaaacccaaaatctgAAATTCGAAGTATGGCTTCTACCGAATGCCTATCACTTCTGCACCATCAAGTTGAAATATCATTTAAATCAAACCATTGTTAAAGGCCATCTATATACAAAATCTATACTCTTAAGAGAAAAGTAAACTACTTCATCATCACACTATTCTAATTCCCCAGAGTCACTTTTTagtggtgtatatgtatatgaacacTCTATCTTGTCATTTATTCTCATTAACAAGCACCACAAAGGATTGAGGGTCACCATCCGAGTTCTCAAAAGCTCAAGTTCTGTGACTATATTTTTACAACATCTCTTAATGGCATGGCAGCCATGTCTTTAAGAAACAAGTATTAAATGACATGTACCAAGGCATCTTAATTAATTCCTACTTAGTGTAATTACATACTCAATATAGACTAAGAACCAGTGCTTAATCTACCCCTACCCCAACTAAATCCATTCCTAAAGCAAAATTATTATAATCATAAACCTTATTCTTACCATTATTGCTAATAAAATCTTCATGTAAAATAGGGAGATCGAGTCGAATTCGTTTTAAACAAGTctgaaaataaagagatatttttacACTTTCACCAGTGACATTTGgggaaaaatgataatttattcaATTCTTAGTTACAAGAAGGTTGTTCTTCAAATAACAACTATTAATTTCTGCCTACCaagacagattttaaaatgaaaacgcAAACAGCTACTTAGCCTCAACTAAATCCATGCTTGGCAGGATTTAGCATTGTGAACGATATTCATAATCATCTCAACACCTACCTGAACTTCTTTCTTACTTCCCAGGTATTCAACTCTGTCAATAAAATCCTCAAATTGCAGTTTAGGGAATAGCCTATGTGCCCAATGCTCCATGTGTCTGATTAGCGTTTTCAAGTCTTCAGCCtggcacataaaaataaaaatgctaaatagaAGATTCATTCTCACAACTGACCTTGTCAGCAGATTTTAGAATTGAATAGTAATGCCAAAGTCACTggtgtcattttatatttataaggtTAAGAAACTTTTGAAGAAACtttaagaagagaaatatttattgagctcagaGAACTGCAGTCTAAAAGAGCactggatataaattttaaaaaacccagcacaaaaacttaataaaagttaaaagataatCATGTGTCTTTTCAGAACTGTAAAGTAATAtgtgaaaataagttttaataaaatatgtcaagATATCTTGTAGGAATAACTAAACAAAATGACAGGTCCCTAAATCATATATAGAGAACAGTACTGAGAATTCAGCACtgtgaaaatatattcagaaatccCAGCAGCAAAGTACAAAGACTAGCAACAACAGTTTAAATGTTCTCGAAGCATACTACCTATATATGAAACTTCAATttaacattaaaatctttttatatgaaaatggggatgcctgggtggctcagtcggttgagcgtacgacttcagctcaggtcatgcatgatctcacggttcgtgggttcgagccccgcggcaggctttgtgctgacagctagcttagagcctggagcccgcttcagattctgtgtctccctctctctctgaccctcccctgctcacactgtctctctctgtctctcaaaaataaataaaaaacattaagaaaaatatttttttaatcttcttatatgaaaatgaaaaacaaagtttaataaaCTGAActaatgaaatgacaaaattctaAATTCCTGGTTTTACTATAAAATAGTTAATTCTTCTCTtaacagtattttatttgtttaacttttttaacatttatttaaaaaaaaaatttttatgtttttttatttacttttgagagagagagaaagagagaaacacagcatgagcagggaagggtgagagagagagggagacaaaaaatccgaagacaggctccaggcagtgagctagctgtcagcagagcctgatgtggggatcgaacccattaaccacaagatcatcacctgagccaaagttagacactcaactgactgagccaccagggcaccccatcatttattttgaggaagaaagggagggtggcagggagggagaaCCAGAACctgaacccaaaacaggctccaggctctgagccgtccgcACAcagcccacatagggctccaattcacaagcaatgagattatgaccggagctgggatcagacgcttaactgagctacccaggcacactccaatagtattttaaaatagagtagCCAAAAGCACAGGCTCTAGGTCAGACTGCATAGATTCAAATCTCAATTCTACCACTTAATAACTGTGTGCCTTTAAACAAATCACTTTACCTCTGTGCCctcttcttcatttataaaataacagtaatattaAACACTCTTTGTAGGGTTAGGAGGAGTAGGTAATATAAGTAAAGCGCCTGACATAACGTATGCACTCAAATACTGGCTATTATTGTTACCTGATCTTGTCTAAGAAGCCGGTGATCAACCTTACCAGTAACTAAACATGGAATACTGAGAGCATGTGTCATCCTTCTCATtctgataataaatataaaaattgctTAAGCCAATCGCCTAAGATTATGTTCCAATTGTTGGGTGTCACCTCACCTCACAATGTCATGTTAGACCTAAGGGTCACAGGAAGAGAAACACCTAAATATACTGGGACATCCCAAGTCAAACATGGTGGAAAAAAGCAGTAAGGACTCAACTTTGTgggaaaataataagaatttccAAAGGCAAAGTACCAAAGACTACATAGCATAAACTCTCAGAGCTTACCTTCATTCGGTGAACAGAACACAAACTTTTTATTCTTCGTATCAACTCGTTTAATACTTATTATGAAAAGGATGAAGACTTCATTAAATTCAAAGCACCAATTCATCATTACAACCCCAAAATTTCAACAAGGGCAATGAATTAACTGAGATGGGTGtggttttaaggtttttttttccttcttcaacaagctctatgcccaacaggGGGCCttaactcacaaccccaagatcatgtcctatgctccactgactgaaccagccaagtccccttcccccccttttttttttttgagatgtatatagttttattatttttattttttttagaaagagccTGTGCATGCACTCAtgcgggtgggggagaggcagagcaggggaaagagggagggaaaggagagagagagagagggagaggagatgagggaagggggggagagggagagagagagagagatgagggaaggggaggggagagaaagaataccctaagcaggccccaagcccagcacagagccctaaacTGGGCTCAAtcccccaaccatgagatcacgacctgagccaaaatcaagaactggatacttaaccaactgagatatcCAGgcattctcctcctttttttgAGAAGATGAGTATGGTTTTATATATCCTGAtttaggggagtctgggtggctcagtgtcttaaccatctgacttcagctcaggtcatgatcatgcctctttgagctggagccctgcatcgggctctctgctgtcagtgcagagcctactccctctctctctgccccttccccactggcgctccctctccctctccctcacacagaaacaaatattttaaaaagatcaataaaatatcCTGATATACATTTAGTTTTGTGGCAAAATAGGACAGAGGCTTCTATTCCCCCTGCCTATCCATTGAAGTTGAGCAAAGCTACAATTTTTTAGCCTCCCAGCTTTGAAATCTTgggatttttaattaaaattatttttttattgtttgtttattttgatagggagtgcACGAgagtgagaggagcagagagagaggagagagactcccaagcaggctccacacagtcagtgcagagccggaagTGAGCTTGATCTCAATgaggggttcaatctcatgaacagagagatcatgacctgagcagaaatcaagagtcagacacttgactgactgaaccacccaggtgccctgtttttaactgaatttaattttatttttctaaataagctCTATGTTCAAGGTGGggtgtgaactcatgacctcaacattaagagtcacatgctctacagactgtcagccagatgcccctcttgggattattttttactccttttttatcTCCTTCTTTCCAACTGCCTTAGTACTGTATGTTGTTTCTCTACTACCGCCCTATCAGCCTATCTTCACCTTATTCACCTTCACCTTAGCAGTGTGACAGCTGTCTGCTTCCAGCCTCTTCCCTCTTTCCGATTTTCCTGCCTGCATACCACACGAAGAAGGTGCTCACTGTTGTATTAACATTACTCTAGCTGGGCTATGAAAGGGGAAGTCTAAGTTCTGCCTTTAACTATTGGTAATGGacacttaaaactaataaaactccATTTCCTTAAAAACTAGATAATAGGACCAATACCTACCCCAACAAGTtgagaattatttgaaaatgcttCATAAATTCCAAAGCTCTACAAAgatatctgcaaaaaaaaaaatgaatctatacTCTACATTATTCAGAGATAAGAGACTTttggggcacataggtggctcagtcggttaagcatctgattttggctcaggtcataatctcatagtttgtggattcaagccccacactgggctttgtgctggcagtgccgagcctgctcgggattctctccccccgccccctcaaaataaatgaatttaaaaaaaagataagaaacttttaaaatgtacatttggaTAGTAActgacagttctttttttttctccatgattattattatttttttaatgcttttttttttatattatttttgagagacagagagaaacagtgcgagcaggggagagtcagagagagagagatatagaatctgaaacaggctccaggctctgagctagctgtcagcacagagcccgacatggggctcgaacccacgaaccgtgagatctgacctgagccgaagccagatgcttaactgactgagccacgcaggcgccccgtgACTGACAGTTCTTAAATGCCTTCATTTTTCAACAGTTGATGTCTATCATGAATCAGACACATATGACAAGATAAATGTCATATCTTAGGGACATGTAAGCGATTGATACAGGTAAAGTCCTTGCTCTCCTGAAGCCTAAAATCACTCTTTAATGTAGACTAAATCAATTATATTCCTAGAGATCATAAAGTACAAAATCAGAGCTTACAGACTTAGATGTGATTTTCCTAAAGCTAGACAGGGGCAAAAATCAGACTATAAGACAGGTTTTTCTGATTCTTCAAGCAGTGCCCTTTCTACTCTTGGTTTCTCAAGAGATATGATGAATGATAGTATGTGTGGAACATTCTAATTAAGACTCCTCAGAACATGGTAATGTGCCCACAATTTtaccaatatttgaaaaaaacaaaagtctaaaGTAAAAATCAGACATTTCTTACCTCATGGCCTTTACCTTTGAATTTTGCCTTATCAAACACATGCCTTAATGCTGGAAGCCCTCTCTCTGAAATTAATCTGTAGAGAGAAATAGGTTTTGAATTTCCAGTTTTCTAGAGCCATCAAGGTGAAAGCAagaccataagaaaaaaaaatatattatctgaactggggaaaaaaaaagttgttagaAACTTTAGAAATAACTGATCTCCAAATCATCCCAACTAAAAGTTGGagtttttttctccaaatgttttatttatttttgagagtgagtacgagccagggaggggcagagagagggggacagataatcggaagcaggctctgtactgacagcagtgagaacaatgcagggctcggactcatgaactgtgagatcatgacccgagccgaagttggacgctaaactgactgagtcactcagccTCCccctaaaagtttttaatataaggaaaaaaagaatgtaaagtataaatgtttaaggaaataGTAAATGTACCTCTGAGCGTCCAGCTTGGGTATATTCCGTTTAACTGTTCTCTTTGGAGGAACAGGAACAGGTGCTCCTCTCCCTGACTCTGGTGAAATATATGAAGATTTAACACCACCACATAAATAGTTTAAGCCTCCTTTACAAAATGTATCATTTCTATGCTGACAGATGGGTAACTGAACATGGGCACTTTTTTGGAATTCTATACAGACCTTCATTAGGTTCAGCTCCTTCACCATCTCTGTGTGGAGAGGCTGGAggtgggaaaggaggaaaagtttCATCTTCTAAATGCTCATAATCTGGTAGGTCAGTCAAACCATTCTCCTGTGGTTCCAGCATCTTTtcctctaccaaaaaaaaaaaaaaaaagaaatgcttattcATCCAAATAGTCTTTCTATCATACAGTTAAGTTCTACCTGCAGCAAAATGCatgtgtttcagtcagttaaaccaCATTTCAAACTCATATCATAAGTGGAAAGTGGTTACGGGGGGAAAAAGAACTGGGTTAGAAAtcaaacctggggcacctggttgactcggttggttaagagtctgacttcagctcaggcatgatcttgttattcctgggttcaagccccacatcaggctctgtgctgacagctcacagcctgcatgcagcctgcttcagattgtctccgctttctgcccctctcccactggttctctgtctctcaaaaatgaacgtaaaaaaaaaagaaagaaaaactgaagtttaaaaatttttttaatgtttatttttgagagagacagagcgggagccTGCCAcagcactcaaactcatgaactatgagatcacgacctgagctaaagtcagaggcttaactgactgagccacccagatgctccaaaacTCAGTTCTAATGTAGACCCTTCCACTCAGTAACTGCATGGTTTTCAGCAAATCATTTTACCTCAACTGTTGAGTTTCCCCTAtcacaaaataatgattttgacTTTTCAAAGGGTTTCAAACTGTGGTCCAAATGGGTACGAACTAGGCAGGGTTCAGGTACCTCACCCGCGCTTTACCAGAGCGAGTTTGAAAACACCTGCTTACATACTGGTCTTCTAGGTAAGGTCTCCTCTGAAAGTGCTATggaacctggtctggatcacccagcgGAAAACCCAAGTGGCagtcagagatcttggaaggcaggcgGTTTACTTTActagtgggctcagaggagatcattctccagaggtctgagcccacagcattagcagagggaacaatttatagctcGTTACTTCCGCATTCCTCATTAATCAGGGATAGGTGTTTTCTTATTAGTCTTGCCGGCCAGCTAAACAGATTTTCCctatcaaaagaagagaaataatccTCAGGTTGTTAACTTGAAAGAATGTTTTTCAGTACCATCTACCTTGACCTCTCGGCAACATCTGACACTTTTGATCCGTTCCTTTTTCTGGAAAAGTGTTTCCGTTGACTTCTGAAACACAGTACTCACctgattttcttcctccctttctggaCACTCCTCCTAGATCTTCTGTGCAGATTCATCTTCCCCTAACCTGGTCAGTAATTATTCAAGACTCCATCCTAGGcctcttcattcatttatgcacAAGGCTCCAATAATCATTTACAgatggctaatttttttttctctctctaccctaaGCATCAAATCTGAGCTCCAGATCCCTACTTCTCATTTTACAGCTCTTAAATTTCTCAAAAGCACCTACAACGTACCATGTACAAACCAAACTTCTAAATTTTCCCAATTCAGTGACTGACATTCTATCCAGGCATGCAAATAAGAAGCCTGTAAAGTCTTCCTTGATACTTCTTCCCCCATCCTACACATCCTGTCCATTTTACTTCCTAAATAGCCGTTTAAGTCTTCCCGTTTCTCCATACCTCCACAAGCACTTCCTAACATTTCTGGCTTGGGTTACTCATAACTCATAACTGCTTTTGCCTTTTTCAAACCATTCTCCAggggcacccgggcggctcagttggttaagcgtctggcttcagctcaggtcatgatctcacggttcgtgggtttgaatcccgcgttgggctctgtgctgaccgctagctcagagcctgaagcctgtttcggattctgtatctccctctctctctgaccctcccctgctcgtgctgtctctctgtctctcaaaaataaattaaaaaaaaatcaaaccattcTCCATACTACAGCTAGATTGAAGCTCTGAAAATGTAAAGCCAATCACATGACCATTTGGCTTAAATATCCAAATAGATTCCTGCGGCTCCTAAGCTCCAAGCCCTTGGTTTGGCACCTTCCTACTTCTCCAGCCTCACTTCACACAACTCTTCAACTCTTTTCTTTCAGTCCCTTGAAAGGGCCATATCCCTCAGGTCAGTAGACCTTTGCTAAGGCTGCCTCCTATCTTGAAGGCTCTTCCCTGACTCCTTATCTCTTTCAGATCTCAATTATCACTTCCTCAGATAAATCTACCCCTATTTCCCTCAATTAAATCCTCCTATAATAAGCATTCAAAATGTGAAGTACCCATTTCATAGCACTTACCCAATTTTATGTTCCATTTCTGTGATTATTTGACTATAGTCTGTCTTCCATTATAGACTGTAGCTCTTAAAAGGCAAAGACCAAGTGAGTCTCTTGTGCTCCACCACCGTATCCCCAAAGCTGGTATACAGCAGGTGCTccatatttcttgaatgaaagaataaagtttcCAAAGCTACCCTCAAACTGTAAAACACTGGAGCTAAATGATCCCTAAAGTCTCTCCAATTCTAAATTTCAATGACCACaaatccataaaaacaaaacaacatatcaACTCCCACTGTATTTTTAAGGTTCAATAACCACAGATTTTCAAAACTGCAAAGGCAGTTTTGAGCTCACATAATCTAAAGTAGCTTCCTATCTACGGTAAGTATATTCAAGTTAAGTTCAATTCTAGTTAATTTTCTCTAGGAAGAAGTGGGGTTCACACCTTTGAGGTCAACAGGGAGCTCTGAGTTTGACAGTTGGGGGCAAACTATATTAAGTGTAGCAAAAAGCAATGTTAATGGCCTGTTCATTAATATCCATAGTTCAATTCGTTCCCAGACCTTAGGGGGTCCAACGTTATCCAAGTTATCAAAACAGTAGAACGTGA from Suricata suricatta isolate VVHF042 chromosome 9, meerkat_22Aug2017_6uvM2_HiC, whole genome shotgun sequence includes these protein-coding regions:
- the TIPIN gene encoding TIMELESS-interacting protein gives rise to the protein MLEPQENGLTDLPDYEHLEDETFPPFPPPASPHRDGEGAEPNEESGRGAPVPVPPKRTVKRNIPKLDAQRLISERGLPALRHVFDKAKFKGKGHEAEDLKTLIRHMEHWAHRLFPKLQFEDFIDRVEYLGSKKEVQTCLKRIRLDLPILHEDFISNNDEVRENNDHDVTATELDPFLTNSLESEKFASESSRSLTEEQQQRIERNKQLALERRQAKLLSNSQSLGNDSLVSTPRAPTIEEVNTGEDQEEEASDGYSKDILDNPHNAAAAANTVNEEELKVEKTQLDQSF